The Heyndrickxia vini genome contains a region encoding:
- the tadA gene encoding tRNA adenosine(34) deaminase TadA: METNDEYYMKLAIKEAIKAKEKEEVPIGAVIVLNGEVIASAHNLRETTQNAITHAEILAIQEACKKVESWRLEDAELFVTLEPCPMCSGAIILSRIKRVVYGASDPKAGCAGTLMNLLNDCRFNHQSAVVSGVLENECSEMLSSFFKEIRLRRKSKREKDNMSESTN, encoded by the coding sequence GTGGAAACTAATGATGAATATTATATGAAATTAGCTATAAAAGAAGCAATCAAAGCTAAAGAAAAAGAAGAAGTACCGATTGGTGCTGTAATTGTATTGAATGGTGAGGTTATTGCATCTGCGCATAATTTAAGGGAGACAACTCAAAATGCAATTACTCATGCTGAAATATTAGCGATCCAAGAGGCTTGCAAAAAAGTAGAATCATGGCGCTTAGAGGATGCAGAGTTATTTGTTACGTTGGAACCATGTCCGATGTGTAGCGGAGCAATCATTCTTTCGAGAATAAAAAGGGTTGTTTATGGAGCCAGTGATCCGAAGGCAGGTTGTGCCGGTACATTAATGAATCTCCTAAATGATTGTCGCTTTAATCATCAAAGCGCAGTTGTGAGTGGTGTACTTGAAAACGAATGTAGTGAAATGTTAAGTTCCTTTTTTAAAGAAATACGCTTGCGAAGAAAAAGCAAAAGGGAAAAAGACAACATGAGTGAATCCACTAATTAA